A single window of Methylacidimicrobium sp. AP8 DNA harbors:
- a CDS encoding DNA-directed RNA polymerase subunit omega, translated as MSDTITITTLLPAALEKMGSPEILINAVSGRVRLLAKGARPLVEVHPQWGLLHIALKEIADGKLTVAPAEEPPTALTSLVLEEPVV; from the coding sequence GTGAGCGATACGATTACGATTACCACGCTGCTCCCCGCAGCACTTGAGAAAATGGGCTCCCCGGAAATCTTGATCAACGCGGTTTCGGGGCGGGTGCGTCTGTTGGCGAAAGGGGCACGGCCATTGGTCGAGGTCCATCCGCAATGGGGCTTGCTCCATATCGCCTTAAAGGAGATCGCCGATGGGAAGCTGACGGTGGCTCCCGCGGAGGAGCCTCCCACAGCATTAACCTCGCTGGTTCTGGAAGAACCGGTGGTCTGA
- the smpB gene encoding SsrA-binding protein SmpB codes for MSERAIIDLVVNRRARRDYTFLETFEAGLVLLGSEVKSLRQGKGQLDGAFARIEDGEAWLYQMNIPIYENAAGFTTRDPKARRKLLLHKAEIRKLFGETSLKGRTLIPLKLYWKGSTIKVLLGLGVGKAEHDKREELRAVEAKKDMRDVMRRRG; via the coding sequence GTGAGTGAGCGCGCTATCATCGATCTAGTCGTAAACCGTCGTGCCCGAAGGGATTACACCTTTTTAGAGACGTTTGAGGCAGGCTTGGTGCTCCTCGGCTCTGAGGTGAAATCGCTTCGGCAGGGAAAAGGGCAACTCGATGGAGCATTTGCTCGCATCGAGGACGGGGAGGCATGGCTCTACCAGATGAATATCCCCATTTACGAAAATGCCGCCGGCTTCACCACCCGGGACCCGAAGGCACGGCGGAAGTTATTGCTCCACAAAGCCGAAATTCGGAAACTTTTCGGCGAGACCTCGCTCAAAGGACGCACGCTCATTCCCCTGAAGCTCTATTGGAAGGGGAGCACGATCAAGGTGCTGCTCGGTCTCGGGGTCGGAAAGGCGGAACACGACAAGCGGGAAGAGCTTCGGGCCGTGGAAGCGAAAAAAGACATGCGTGATGTCATGCGCCGGCGGGGTTAG
- the purM gene encoding phosphoribosylformylglycinamidine cyclo-ligase — protein MDRYSEAGVDLDLAASVKARLRGLVRSTRRPEVIGAIGGFGGLFRPDFHAFREPILVASIDGVGTKLKIAALARRHQGVGEDVVHHCVNDIATTGAEPLFFLDYVGTSRLDPTSFHDILRGMARACRRTGCALLGGETAQLPGMYRDGEYDLVGAIVGVVDRSALLPRAGMRAGDLLVGLRSSGLHTNGYSLARKILFEEQNLTLDSRIPGCPLSLGDELLRVHRSYLPELRRLRRLELPVKGIAHITGGGLPENLPRILPKRLDAQIKIGSWRIPPLFRFLTKVGKLSQEESYRVFNMGIGMVLVAAADCAERVAQAVGGRIIGKLVPGEGRVLLC, from the coding sequence ATGGACCGATACAGCGAAGCCGGTGTCGACCTCGATCTGGCCGCCTCGGTTAAGGCTCGCCTTCGGGGGCTTGTTCGAAGCACCAGACGTCCCGAGGTCATCGGGGCCATCGGCGGATTCGGCGGGCTATTTCGCCCGGACTTCCATGCCTTTCGGGAACCGATCCTCGTTGCGAGCATCGACGGAGTCGGCACGAAGCTCAAGATTGCCGCCCTCGCCCGTCGCCATCAGGGAGTGGGTGAAGACGTGGTCCATCATTGCGTTAATGACATTGCCACCACGGGCGCGGAGCCCCTTTTTTTTCTCGACTATGTGGGGACCTCCCGCCTCGATCCGACAAGCTTTCACGACATCCTGCGGGGAATGGCTCGCGCTTGCCGGAGAACCGGCTGCGCGCTTCTGGGCGGAGAGACGGCCCAGTTGCCGGGAATGTACCGGGACGGCGAGTATGACTTGGTGGGCGCTATCGTCGGAGTCGTGGACCGCTCAGCGCTCCTACCCCGCGCCGGAATGCGGGCCGGAGATCTTCTGGTCGGCCTCCGCTCCTCGGGCCTTCATACCAACGGATACTCCCTAGCGAGAAAAATTTTATTCGAGGAACAGAACCTCACGCTCGATTCGCGGATTCCCGGCTGCCCCCTTTCCTTGGGAGATGAGCTGCTCCGAGTCCATCGTTCGTATTTGCCTGAGCTTCGGCGGCTGCGCCGGCTCGAGCTTCCGGTTAAGGGAATCGCGCACATCACCGGCGGAGGGCTGCCGGAGAATCTCCCGCGCATTCTGCCCAAGCGGCTCGACGCCCAAATCAAGATCGGAAGCTGGCGGATACCTCCCCTGTTCCGCTTTCTGACCAAGGTCGGGAAGCTTTCCCAGGAAGAAAGCTATCGCGTTTTCAATATGGGGATCGGCATGGTTCTGGTTGCTGCTGCTGATTGCGCCGAGCGCGTCGCTCAGGCGGTCGGCGGAAGAATCATCGGCAAACTTGTGCCGGGAGAAGGACGAGTTCTTCTTTGTTGA
- the purF gene encoding amidophosphoribosyltransferase, whose amino-acid sequence MSYQWVVRIYPGEECGVVAVYGHVNAAALATYGLYALQHRGEESAGIATSDGKQPFRIHKGMGLVSQVFDSSSLAALPGQIAVGHVRYSTTGSSNLTNAQPIAVRCSHGELALAHNGDIVNASHLRARLEGRGSIFQTTTDSEVILHLMAQQVGRSVEEAFLWALDQAEGAYSLVLMTKDRIFAARDPHGFRPLSLGRLDDGYFVASETCAFDLLHVQFLRDIAPGEVIAIDAGGVHILRPPNPRQTSAFCIFEYVYFARPDSTIHGINVSQARMQMGRELARLHPVEADLVIPVPDSGNYAALGFAEEAGIPFDLAFVRNHYVGRTFLQPTQLIRDFNVRIKLNLVQESVRGKRVVVVDDSIVRGTTARARVANLREAGAAEVHIRVSCPPHRFACHYGIDFPDPNSLLANQLPVESIRSYLNADSIGYLDIDGLLRACGAGRSAIDFCTACFTGDYPVAFHRGRYKEILENSPSTRLAAK is encoded by the coding sequence GTGAGTTACCAATGGGTGGTGCGCATTTATCCCGGAGAGGAGTGCGGGGTCGTCGCAGTATACGGCCACGTCAACGCGGCCGCTCTGGCTACCTACGGCCTGTATGCGTTGCAGCATCGGGGAGAAGAAAGCGCCGGAATCGCCACCTCGGACGGCAAGCAGCCCTTTCGGATTCACAAGGGGATGGGTCTGGTCTCACAGGTGTTCGATTCGTCTTCCCTGGCCGCGCTTCCGGGACAGATAGCCGTCGGCCACGTCCGGTATTCTACCACCGGATCCAGCAACCTGACGAACGCGCAGCCGATCGCCGTCCGCTGCTCGCACGGAGAGCTGGCCCTGGCGCACAACGGAGACATCGTCAATGCAAGCCATCTCCGCGCCCGGCTGGAGGGACGCGGCTCGATCTTCCAAACGACCACCGACAGCGAGGTGATTCTCCATCTGATGGCCCAACAAGTGGGCAGGTCCGTAGAGGAAGCTTTTCTCTGGGCCCTCGACCAAGCGGAGGGTGCGTATTCCCTGGTCCTCATGACCAAGGACAGGATCTTCGCTGCCCGGGATCCGCACGGCTTCCGCCCCTTGTCGCTCGGACGCTTGGACGACGGCTACTTCGTAGCGAGCGAAACTTGCGCCTTCGATCTGCTCCATGTCCAATTTCTCCGGGATATCGCTCCGGGAGAGGTCATCGCTATCGATGCCGGCGGAGTGCACATCTTGCGGCCACCGAACCCGAGGCAAACTTCAGCTTTTTGCATCTTCGAATACGTCTACTTCGCCCGTCCGGATAGCACGATCCACGGGATCAACGTGAGCCAGGCTCGCATGCAAATGGGACGTGAATTGGCTCGCCTCCACCCGGTCGAGGCGGATCTGGTCATACCGGTGCCGGACTCGGGTAACTATGCCGCGCTCGGATTTGCGGAAGAGGCGGGGATCCCTTTCGATTTAGCGTTTGTACGCAATCACTACGTCGGCCGGACTTTCCTCCAGCCCACCCAGCTCATCCGGGACTTCAACGTCCGGATTAAGCTGAACCTAGTCCAAGAATCGGTTCGCGGGAAGCGCGTCGTCGTGGTGGACGACTCGATCGTACGGGGCACGACGGCCCGTGCGCGGGTCGCTAACCTCAGGGAAGCGGGTGCCGCGGAGGTGCACATTCGCGTGAGCTGTCCGCCCCACCGCTTCGCCTGCCATTACGGAATCGATTTTCCCGACCCGAATTCTCTCTTGGCCAATCAACTGCCGGTCGAGAGCATTCGGTCCTACTTGAATGCGGACTCGATCGGATACCTCGACATCGACGGCCTGCTTCGGGCCTGCGGCGCGGGGCGGTCCGCCATCGATTTTTGCACAGCTTGCTTTACAGGCGATTATCCGGTCGCGTTTCATCGCGGGCGCTACAAGGAGATTCTGGAGAACAGCCCATCGACGCGGCTGGCGGCCAAATAG
- a CDS encoding AAA family ATPase has protein sequence MTKSVIHIVLGTKGGVGKTTLACHLADYLAGQHVPHLLVDADDENQSFHRFFPDAMPVSPRNVRSVDSVVAMAESGDHRIVLVDLRAGSGDEMLRWFEDVPFDELRETVRFVGWGCITTDPDSVVVLLRWAASLGDHLQYVVVKNEKDGKEMDALEHTKEGAEFLKKRLPQEVRIPLLAPTSVVVDLNKNNLSLGSALTLKEKIPGLTDTMMRSRLRRYQRGIFDQFDRLAEVIFP, from the coding sequence ATGACCAAAAGCGTAATCCATATCGTCCTCGGCACGAAAGGCGGGGTAGGCAAGACAACGTTGGCCTGCCATCTGGCGGACTATCTGGCGGGTCAGCACGTCCCGCATCTGCTCGTGGATGCGGATGATGAAAACCAATCTTTTCATCGGTTTTTCCCGGATGCGATGCCGGTGAGTCCTCGCAATGTCCGGAGCGTCGATTCCGTGGTCGCAATGGCGGAAAGCGGCGACCATCGCATCGTGCTCGTCGATTTGCGCGCAGGCAGCGGCGACGAGATGCTGCGATGGTTCGAGGATGTGCCGTTCGATGAGCTGCGGGAAACGGTTCGTTTCGTGGGCTGGGGATGTATCACCACCGATCCGGATTCGGTGGTTGTCTTGTTGCGATGGGCAGCCTCTCTGGGAGACCACCTTCAGTACGTCGTCGTCAAAAATGAGAAGGACGGCAAGGAAATGGATGCACTGGAACACACCAAGGAGGGTGCGGAATTTCTTAAAAAGAGGCTCCCGCAAGAAGTTCGGATTCCCCTGCTCGCGCCTACCTCCGTCGTGGTCGATCTCAACAAGAATAACCTTTCTCTAGGAAGCGCCCTTACTCTAAAGGAAAAGATTCCGGGCCTGACCGATACAATGATGAGAAGCCGTTTGCGAAGATATCAACGCGGCATCTTCGATCAGTTCGACCGGCTGGCCGAAGTCATTTTCCCTTGA
- a CDS encoding beta-ketoacyl-ACP synthase III produces MQRLRQSRPAIVGTGAYLPAKVLRNSDLERMVETSDSWIVERTGIRERRIAAEKECPSDMGAAAALMALERAGLAPNDLDLIIVATTTPDTLFPSTACHIQQKIGARKIPAFDLQAACSGFLYGLVMAYHMVALGTYPTVLVVGAEKLSSIVNWSDRNTCVLFGDGAGAVIVQQSTQGGQMIAHDLGSDGSQGQVLTVPAGGSRLPLTPENIGEGLQFIQMAGKKVFRLAIDAMETTARNCLKKAALQPEEVGYVIPHQANMRIIELLSERLHLPLKRFFTHLERYGNTSAACIPIALHEALTAGDIRPMEKVLLIAFGGGLTWASALLEW; encoded by the coding sequence ATACAACGGCTTCGACAGTCTAGACCCGCGATTGTAGGCACAGGGGCCTATCTTCCCGCAAAGGTGCTCCGCAACAGCGACCTTGAGCGGATGGTCGAAACGAGCGATAGCTGGATCGTCGAGCGAACGGGCATCCGAGAACGGAGGATTGCCGCCGAAAAGGAATGTCCCTCCGACATGGGGGCCGCGGCGGCATTGATGGCACTGGAGCGTGCGGGACTGGCGCCTAACGACCTAGATTTGATCATAGTGGCGACGACGACGCCGGACACACTCTTCCCCTCGACGGCTTGTCATATTCAGCAAAAAATCGGTGCGCGCAAAATCCCGGCCTTTGATCTGCAAGCGGCCTGCTCGGGATTCCTTTACGGTCTTGTCATGGCCTATCACATGGTGGCCCTGGGGACCTATCCCACTGTCCTCGTCGTCGGCGCCGAGAAGCTATCTTCCATCGTAAACTGGTCGGACAGAAATACTTGTGTTCTATTCGGCGACGGTGCCGGTGCCGTGATCGTCCAGCAATCCACTCAGGGCGGACAGATGATCGCCCACGACTTGGGATCGGATGGTTCTCAAGGCCAGGTGCTCACCGTCCCGGCCGGCGGCTCGCGGTTGCCCCTCACCCCGGAGAACATCGGAGAAGGGCTCCAGTTTATTCAGATGGCCGGCAAGAAGGTCTTCCGCCTCGCCATCGACGCCATGGAAACGACCGCCAGAAACTGCCTGAAGAAGGCGGCACTCCAGCCGGAAGAGGTGGGCTACGTCATCCCTCATCAGGCAAACATGCGGATCATCGAGTTGCTTTCCGAACGCTTACATCTCCCGCTCAAGCGTTTCTTCACCCACTTGGAGCGCTACGGAAATACGTCGGCGGCTTGTATCCCGATCGCCCTCCACGAGGCACTGACTGCGGGGGACATCCGGCCCATGGAAAAGGTCCTGCTGATCGCGTTCGGAGGCGGCCTGACCTGGGCCAGCGCTTTGTTGGAGTGGTGA
- the plsX gene encoding phosphate acyltransferase PlsX, whose protein sequence is MKIALDVMGGDFAPQNPLLGALEALRAYPDTYLFLVGDQNQVAEAFWRHGGHPFADRVEFVHSTQVVPMDAQAIESVRQKRDSSISHCVRLVKEGKADALVSAGHTGAVVAAATILLRTLPGIQRAGIATVIPTEQKQFVLIDSGANIDSGPTHLLGYAIMGSIYSREVLHVANPRVGLLSIGTEDVKGNELTKQAFKLLTQADIRFSGNVEGHNLFENPVDVVVCDGFVGNVVLKTAESVAKAVMHWLRSELGRNPLRMFGASLARGAFLAVKRKSSYEEYGGALLLGINGTCIIAHGASTPKAIRNAIRIAREAVMQNVNSRIVQEMRRHCEAKSENTTASTV, encoded by the coding sequence ATGAAGATCGCTTTAGACGTAATGGGAGGTGATTTCGCGCCGCAAAACCCCTTATTGGGAGCCTTGGAGGCGCTTCGAGCCTACCCCGACACCTACCTCTTCCTTGTAGGGGATCAGAACCAGGTTGCCGAAGCCTTCTGGCGCCACGGCGGACATCCTTTCGCGGATCGCGTCGAGTTTGTCCATTCCACCCAAGTGGTGCCGATGGACGCGCAAGCAATCGAGAGCGTCCGGCAAAAGCGGGATTCCTCGATCAGCCACTGTGTCCGGCTCGTGAAAGAAGGCAAGGCCGATGCCCTCGTATCTGCCGGCCATACGGGAGCCGTCGTGGCCGCGGCTACGATCCTTTTGCGAACTCTCCCCGGAATTCAGCGCGCCGGGATCGCCACAGTCATTCCGACCGAGCAGAAGCAGTTTGTGCTCATCGACTCCGGAGCCAACATCGACTCCGGTCCCACGCACCTCCTCGGCTATGCTATCATGGGCAGCATCTACTCGCGCGAGGTCCTTCACGTCGCGAATCCGCGAGTCGGACTCCTCAGCATCGGGACCGAAGACGTCAAAGGGAATGAGCTGACGAAACAAGCATTCAAGCTCTTGACGCAGGCGGACATCCGCTTCAGTGGCAACGTAGAAGGTCACAATCTCTTCGAAAATCCGGTGGATGTCGTTGTTTGCGATGGCTTCGTCGGCAATGTAGTACTGAAAACAGCCGAAAGTGTCGCGAAGGCCGTCATGCACTGGTTGCGCTCCGAGCTAGGCCGGAACCCACTCCGGATGTTCGGAGCCTCCCTCGCTCGTGGAGCCTTTCTCGCGGTAAAGCGGAAGTCGAGCTACGAAGAATATGGGGGTGCCCTCCTCCTTGGCATCAACGGGACCTGCATCATCGCCCACGGAGCCTCTACGCCGAAAGCCATTCGCAACGCGATTCGTATTGCGCGGGAAGCCGTTATGCAGAATGTGAACAGCAGGATCGTCCAGGAAATGAGGCGTCATTGTGAGGCGAAATCCGAAAATACAACGGCTTCGACAGTCTAG
- the rpmF gene encoding 50S ribosomal protein L32: MGVPKRKTSKARLRSRKAANRWKPPGLFKDPKTGNLHLPHCVDPATGSYRDRQVLTKKTEA, translated from the coding sequence ATGGGAGTTCCCAAGCGCAAGACATCCAAAGCCCGCCTTCGTTCCCGAAAGGCGGCGAACCGGTGGAAGCCTCCGGGGCTTTTTAAGGACCCGAAGACAGGCAACCTCCACCTTCCCCATTGCGTAGATCCCGCCACCGGCAGCTATCGTGACCGCCAAGTTCTGACCAAGAAAACTGAAGCGTGA
- a CDS encoding DUF177 domain-containing protein has product MKIKTASLSAEPLRVQEILQPAILGLEEPAARGKEPIVVDLSLTLIDDLIFGGGLVETAVELQCGRCCRWMRWPVRLPDFQVRIRPPFPLWIDLTPFVREDILLALPMIAVCKEGCFAEWTGAGSEGETQESIHGKDVWEILERFQWNR; this is encoded by the coding sequence ATGAAAATCAAGACGGCTAGTCTTTCGGCAGAACCGCTTCGCGTGCAAGAGATCCTGCAACCGGCGATCCTCGGCCTCGAGGAGCCGGCGGCCCGAGGGAAAGAGCCGATTGTCGTCGACCTTTCGCTGACCCTGATCGACGATCTGATCTTCGGTGGAGGACTGGTCGAGACGGCCGTGGAGCTCCAGTGCGGCCGGTGCTGCCGCTGGATGCGCTGGCCGGTTCGTCTGCCGGATTTCCAGGTCCGCATCCGGCCTCCGTTCCCTCTGTGGATCGACTTGACACCTTTTGTCCGGGAAGACATCCTGTTGGCCCTTCCGATGATCGCCGTCTGTAAGGAGGGATGTTTCGCCGAATGGACCGGAGCGGGGAGCGAAGGCGAAACACAAGAGTCGATCCACGGCAAGGACGTTTGGGAGATCTTGGAACGGTTCCAGTGGAATCGGTGA
- the nrdR gene encoding transcriptional regulator NrdR, with protein MKCPKCGALRDRVIDSRPLQEGAIIRRRRVCLQCGARFTTYEEIERLALRVQKRDGSFELFDRQKMILGIEKACEKRPISLKTIEDLVDRVMAELVQAHGHEIPSSAIGERIVEKLRTLDEVAYVRFASVYRKFRDASDFVHAVKKLNRSSPQSETLPLL; from the coding sequence ATGAAATGCCCAAAATGCGGAGCCTTGCGGGATCGGGTGATCGATTCCCGGCCGTTGCAGGAAGGTGCGATCATCCGACGGCGGCGCGTATGTCTCCAATGCGGCGCGCGCTTCACCACCTATGAGGAGATCGAGAGGCTCGCCTTGCGGGTGCAAAAGCGTGACGGGAGCTTCGAGCTCTTCGATCGTCAAAAGATGATCCTCGGTATCGAGAAGGCGTGTGAAAAGCGTCCGATCAGCCTTAAGACGATCGAGGATCTCGTCGATCGCGTGATGGCCGAACTTGTCCAGGCTCACGGTCACGAGATCCCGTCGAGTGCCATCGGCGAAAGGATTGTCGAAAAGCTGCGGACACTCGATGAGGTGGCGTACGTCCGTTTCGCTTCCGTCTACAGGAAGTTCCGAGACGCGAGCGACTTCGTCCATGCCGTCAAGAAATTGAATCGATCATCTCCGCAGTCGGAAACCTTGCCGCTGCTATGA
- a CDS encoding histidine triad nucleotide-binding protein yields MKSLFSRIIDRELPAQVIYEDDHCIAIHDIHPVARVHALVIPKKPIPRLSEAKQEDQQLLGHLLLAAKTVAAHLGIAETGFRLIINNGKDAGESVPHLHLHLLGGEPLGWKHGGSN; encoded by the coding sequence ATGAAAAGCTTGTTCAGCCGCATCATCGATCGAGAGCTTCCTGCTCAGGTGATCTACGAAGACGACCATTGCATCGCGATTCACGACATCCATCCGGTCGCCCGCGTTCATGCCCTAGTGATTCCGAAGAAACCGATCCCACGTCTTTCCGAGGCCAAGCAAGAAGATCAGCAGCTGCTCGGACATCTGCTGCTCGCGGCCAAAACCGTTGCCGCGCATCTGGGGATCGCGGAGACGGGCTTCCGATTGATCATCAACAACGGGAAAGACGCGGGAGAAAGCGTGCCGCATCTGCATCTCCACCTGCTGGGCGGAGAGCCCCTGGGCTGGAAGCACGGCGGTTCGAACTGA
- a CDS encoding P-II family nitrogen regulator, translating to MCKVEAVIKPFKLEEVKEALTEIGIAGLTVAEVKGFGRQKGHTEIYRGSEYTVDFLPKVKIEVVLEEELLPKATEAIIKAARTGKIGDGKIFVVPVSEAIRIRTGERNEHAI from the coding sequence CTGTGCAAGGTTGAGGCGGTGATAAAGCCCTTTAAGCTGGAAGAGGTCAAAGAGGCGCTCACGGAAATCGGGATCGCCGGATTGACCGTGGCGGAGGTCAAGGGGTTCGGCCGCCAGAAAGGGCATACGGAGATTTATCGAGGCAGCGAGTATACGGTCGACTTTCTTCCTAAGGTAAAGATTGAGGTGGTTCTGGAAGAGGAGTTGCTCCCCAAGGCGACGGAGGCAATCATCAAGGCCGCGCGAACGGGTAAGATCGGTGACGGAAAGATCTTTGTCGTTCCTGTGTCCGAGGCAATCCGCATTCGTACCGGGGAACGCAACGAGCATGCGATCTAG
- the glnA gene encoding type I glutamate--ammonia ligase yields the protein MAEKYRRCASGEEALAFGREHNVRFVDLKFSDLLGTWQHFTMGINELAVEAFEEGVGFDGSSIRGWRGIQESDMLVMPDPYTAFIDPFIAEPTLSFICSISDPITRQTYVRDPRSIAIRGEAYLKSTGIADTAFFGPEAEFFIFDDVRYDNQANGAFYEVDSVEGIWNTGRDEEPNLGHKIRHKEGYFPVPPADTLQDVRDQMVLGLESLGVAVERQHHEVATAGQAEIDIRFNTLLRIGDDMMIYKYVVKNVARRFGKTVTFMPKPLFGDNGSGMHTHQSLWKDGKPLFAGNRYAGLSELALHYIGGILKHAPALTAITNPTTNSYKRLVPGFEAPVNLAYSARNRSASVRIPIYSPSPKAKRIEFRTPDPAANVYLACTAMMMAGLDGIQNRIDPGEPLEKNIYELPPEELKNVPTVPDSLRGAMEALEKDHEFLLKGDVFTKDVIETILELRKKEYDMLRLRPHPIEYQMYYDV from the coding sequence ATGGCAGAAAAGTATAGGCGGTGCGCTTCGGGAGAGGAAGCGCTGGCATTCGGGCGGGAACACAATGTGCGCTTTGTCGATTTGAAGTTTTCCGATCTTCTCGGAACCTGGCAGCACTTTACCATGGGAATCAACGAGCTGGCGGTCGAAGCCTTCGAAGAAGGGGTCGGTTTCGACGGTTCCTCGATCCGGGGATGGCGGGGCATCCAGGAGTCGGACATGTTGGTCATGCCCGATCCGTACACGGCGTTCATCGACCCGTTCATCGCCGAACCGACGTTGAGCTTCATCTGCTCGATTTCCGATCCGATCACGAGGCAGACGTATGTTCGCGATCCTCGCAGCATCGCGATTCGCGGCGAGGCGTATTTGAAGAGCACCGGCATCGCGGATACCGCCTTCTTCGGGCCGGAGGCCGAGTTCTTCATCTTCGACGACGTCCGCTACGACAACCAGGCCAACGGCGCTTTCTACGAGGTCGATTCCGTCGAGGGAATCTGGAACACGGGTCGGGACGAGGAGCCGAACCTCGGCCATAAGATCCGGCACAAGGAAGGCTATTTTCCCGTCCCGCCGGCCGATACGCTCCAGGATGTACGCGACCAGATGGTTTTAGGCTTGGAGAGCCTCGGGGTCGCCGTGGAAAGACAGCATCACGAGGTGGCTACGGCGGGACAGGCGGAGATCGACATCCGCTTCAACACCCTGCTCCGGATCGGCGATGACATGATGATCTACAAGTATGTCGTCAAGAACGTCGCCCGCCGCTTCGGCAAGACCGTGACCTTCATGCCGAAGCCGCTTTTCGGCGACAACGGGTCGGGGATGCATACCCACCAGTCCCTTTGGAAGGACGGGAAGCCGCTCTTTGCGGGGAACCGCTACGCGGGGTTGAGCGAGCTTGCGCTGCACTACATCGGAGGCATCCTCAAGCATGCGCCGGCGCTGACCGCTATCACCAATCCGACGACCAACAGCTATAAACGGCTCGTTCCCGGATTCGAGGCGCCCGTCAACCTCGCCTACTCGGCGCGGAACCGGAGTGCTTCGGTTCGGATTCCGATCTATTCTCCGAGCCCCAAGGCCAAGCGCATCGAGTTCCGCACCCCCGATCCGGCGGCCAACGTCTATTTGGCGTGCACGGCGATGATGATGGCGGGCTTGGACGGAATCCAGAATCGGATCGACCCGGGCGAGCCGCTGGAAAAGAACATCTACGAGCTTCCTCCCGAGGAGCTCAAGAATGTGCCGACCGTTCCCGACTCCCTGCGCGGCGCCATGGAGGCGCTCGAGAAGGATCACGAATTCCTGCTCAAGGGCGACGTCTTCACCAAGGACGTCATCGAGACCATCCTCGAGCTTCGGAAAAAAGAGTACGATATGCTGCGCCTCCGCCCGCATCCCATCGAATACCAGATGTATTACGACGTCTGA
- a CDS encoding phosphatase PAP2 family protein: MNEPRSPAAGREDGAAAPGTEHRVRGRLLVASALLIAGFLLTFPLDFSAYQALERIDHPLFQQAAQQFSFWGDYFPGSVLVSVILFTGGLLARNRRIRSAALASLLAATCAGLSVDACRFSFGRPRPYATAAAAALQLGRAPEVKVSFGRTRPGTDLPDGFYGPVGIHMFQGFPSGHATSSTASAVAVLPLVPEIGIPLTLLAAGVCWSRMELRQHYLSDVAVGALWGALWGIGFGRLLLGRLPPRPKPAPASPRHAWLERKRGQSR, translated from the coding sequence ATGAACGAGCCCCGGAGCCCGGCCGCAGGCAGAGAGGACGGAGCCGCCGCTCCGGGAACCGAACACCGGGTGAGGGGGCGGCTTCTGGTAGCCTCCGCACTCTTGATTGCAGGTTTTCTCCTCACGTTTCCCCTGGATTTTTCCGCTTACCAGGCCTTGGAACGGATCGATCACCCTCTCTTCCAACAAGCTGCGCAGCAGTTCAGCTTCTGGGGAGACTACTTTCCCGGAAGCGTCCTAGTCTCGGTGATCCTCTTTACGGGCGGCTTGCTCGCACGGAACCGGCGGATTCGATCGGCTGCCTTGGCTAGCTTGCTCGCCGCTACCTGCGCCGGGCTCAGCGTGGATGCCTGCCGCTTTTCCTTCGGACGCCCGCGGCCGTACGCCACCGCGGCCGCTGCGGCCCTTCAGCTCGGACGCGCTCCGGAGGTGAAAGTCTCGTTCGGGAGAACGCGTCCGGGAACCGATCTCCCCGATGGCTTCTACGGCCCGGTCGGCATCCACATGTTTCAGGGATTTCCCTCGGGCCACGCGACTTCGTCGACGGCGAGCGCGGTCGCCGTGCTCCCGTTGGTTCCGGAGATCGGCATTCCCTTGACTCTGCTGGCCGCCGGTGTCTGCTGGTCGCGCATGGAGCTGCGGCAGCACTACCTGTCGGATGTCGCCGTAGGCGCGCTCTGGGGCGCGCTATGGGGGATCGGGTTCGGCCGGCTGCTCCTCGGGCGGCTTCCTCCCAGGCCGAAGCCCGCGCCGGCTTCTCCGCGGCATGCGTGGCTTGAACGGAAACGCGGGCAGTCGCGTTAA